In Edaphobacter paludis, a single window of DNA contains:
- a CDS encoding 3-hydroxyacyl-CoA dehydrogenase NAD-binding domain-containing protein, with the protein MQPVAPGSPFEIRTVAIIGAGTAGRSFALACAAVGYRVVLEDVMPANLRRAEADFAEMDLRDSSGTLGLALTVEDAVREADIAIDFVPDELESKLEIFSMIDRMAPPKTILCTPSNALSITDLASCVYRPERCFAVRGDRLAASSAVRLLYSPSADERLLVATVDFLRSLRIEVQSEPDPDMPILLKNLAHSAL; encoded by the coding sequence ATGCAACCGGTAGCACCAGGGTCGCCGTTCGAGATTCGCACTGTCGCAATCATCGGAGCTGGGACGGCGGGCCGAAGTTTCGCTTTGGCGTGTGCTGCGGTGGGCTACCGTGTTGTGCTGGAAGATGTAATGCCGGCAAATCTGCGGCGCGCCGAGGCGGATTTTGCGGAGATGGATCTGCGCGATTCGTCCGGTACCCTTGGTCTCGCTTTGACTGTCGAAGATGCGGTCCGGGAGGCGGACATTGCCATCGATTTTGTCCCCGATGAGCTGGAGTCAAAGCTGGAGATCTTTAGCATGATCGACCGCATGGCTCCGCCGAAGACGATCCTGTGTACGCCGAGTAATGCCTTGAGCATTACCGATCTGGCATCCTGCGTCTATCGTCCTGAGCGGTGTTTTGCAGTGCGGGGAGATCGTCTGGCGGCAAGTTCAGCGGTCCGGCTGTTGTATTCGCCCTCTGCCGATGAACGGCTGCTGGTAGCCACCGTCGACTTTTTGCGCTCACTGCGCATCGAGGTGCAAAGTGAGCCAGACCCGGATATGCCTATACTGCTGAAGAACTTGGCCCATTCGGCGCTCTAA
- a CDS encoding glycosyl hydrolase family 8 encodes MFAQTAAGSDGSGAYRTGHYRDLFAEQGHSQKQSRAKIDAAFQQLFHGDKNTQALYYEVGRNENGPLAYITDVANRDARTEGMSYGMMIAVQMNKKHEFDAIWNWANTYMLIKDPANPSVGYFSWSMHTDGTPRSDSPAPDGEEYFVMSLYFAANRWGNGTGIYNYKAQADRILSLMRHHPVKTGIPPFRLKPNEPPYVPAARPGLPPRNRPQKVGPMVNEQYKMILFVPGQDRNGFTDPSYHLPAFYELWSRWGPIEDRPFWAEAATASRGFFQKATNPTTGLAPDYADFDGKPHGSGFNPMSANFSYDSWRTASNWSVDYSWWHKDAEETVLSDRIQKFLFSQGISTFSDQYTLEGKPLSHRHSTGMVATAATASLAATKGPISKAFIDELWNSPIPSGEQRYYDGMLYMMSMLHCSGNFRIWGPK; translated from the coding sequence ATGTTCGCGCAGACGGCTGCTGGCAGCGATGGCTCGGGGGCCTACCGCACGGGGCACTATCGCGATCTTTTCGCCGAGCAGGGCCACAGTCAGAAGCAGAGCCGCGCCAAGATCGATGCCGCCTTCCAGCAACTCTTTCATGGAGATAAGAACACGCAGGCTCTCTACTACGAGGTAGGTCGCAATGAGAACGGGCCACTTGCGTATATTACGGACGTCGCGAATCGAGACGCTCGCACAGAGGGTATGTCTTACGGCATGATGATTGCCGTTCAGATGAATAAAAAGCATGAGTTCGATGCCATCTGGAACTGGGCGAACACCTACATGCTCATCAAAGATCCGGCCAATCCGTCAGTCGGTTACTTTTCGTGGTCGATGCATACGGATGGGACGCCGCGCTCCGACTCGCCTGCTCCTGATGGTGAAGAGTATTTCGTCATGAGCCTCTATTTCGCGGCGAACCGTTGGGGAAACGGGACCGGCATCTATAACTACAAGGCGCAGGCAGACCGCATTCTTAGCCTCATGCGGCATCACCCGGTTAAGACAGGCATCCCTCCATTTCGTTTGAAGCCGAACGAACCGCCTTACGTCCCGGCCGCTCGTCCCGGCTTGCCTCCGCGCAACCGCCCGCAGAAGGTTGGCCCGATGGTCAATGAGCAATACAAGATGATTCTTTTTGTGCCTGGCCAGGATCGAAATGGTTTCACCGACCCCTCGTATCATTTGCCTGCCTTTTATGAACTGTGGTCGCGGTGGGGGCCGATTGAAGATCGCCCGTTCTGGGCCGAGGCCGCAACTGCCAGCCGCGGTTTCTTTCAGAAGGCTACAAATCCTACTACCGGCCTTGCGCCGGACTATGCCGACTTCGATGGTAAACCGCATGGCTCCGGCTTTAACCCGATGTCGGCTAACTTCTCCTATGACTCCTGGCGAACGGCCAGCAACTGGTCGGTTGACTATTCCTGGTGGCACAAGGATGCGGAGGAGACTGTTCTGAGCGACCGCATTCAAAAATTTCTATTCAGTCAGGGCATCAGCACTTTTAGCGACCAGTACACGCTGGAGGGCAAACCGCTCTCGCACCGACACTCCACCGGGATGGTTGCCACAGCGGCGACTGCAAGCCTCGCTGCTACCAAAGGACCGATTTCTAAAGCCTTCATCGACGAGTTGTGGAATTCACCTATTCCATCAGGAGAACAACGCTATTACGATGGCATGCTTTATATGATGAGCATGCTTCATTGCAGTGGGAACTTCCGTATATGGGGGCCGAAGTAG
- a CDS encoding ABC transporter permease codes for MLRDIFGQAMEAMRHNGRRTAITIVGMAWGIATVVLLLAYGAGFGRAFETIFAQFGTNMIGVFPGTTSEQVGGTKAGVTVRLQQDDVERIQETVPGVQHVSPVMWKQVPVQNDLHTYTWEVDGVTPALQDIQKMNLSEGRFITAADVQQRNHVAVIGSQAKTKLYSGMFPLGQTVRLNGISFEVIGVLKAKMQEGDDNINRLVYIPFSTMGDIKDTKYLDGIWFNYRGDPKAVEHALRNTLAASHAFRPSDRNAIYVANIMEQLAQFRIISLGLQVLLLFIGTLTLGIAGIGLMNIMLVSVQQRTREIGVEKALGARKRHILLQFLAEAMVITGVGGVAGIALAYGVSTAVGGITFYSAIAANASAADIYLIISPHIVILATVVLIVVGTVSGMIPAIQAANLDPIEALRYE; via the coding sequence ATGCTGCGAGATATCTTCGGTCAGGCAATGGAAGCGATGCGGCACAATGGAAGACGGACCGCCATCACGATCGTTGGCATGGCGTGGGGCATCGCCACGGTCGTCCTTCTGCTGGCCTATGGTGCCGGTTTCGGCAGGGCGTTCGAGACGATCTTCGCTCAGTTTGGCACCAACATGATCGGCGTGTTTCCCGGCACTACCAGCGAACAGGTGGGGGGGACCAAGGCAGGCGTGACGGTGCGTCTGCAGCAGGATGACGTGGAGCGCATTCAGGAGACGGTCCCGGGTGTCCAGCATGTGTCGCCGGTGATGTGGAAACAGGTACCGGTGCAGAATGACCTCCATACCTACACGTGGGAGGTCGATGGCGTTACCCCAGCATTGCAGGACATCCAGAAGATGAATTTAAGTGAAGGTCGTTTTATAACGGCGGCGGACGTGCAACAGCGGAACCATGTTGCCGTCATTGGATCGCAGGCGAAGACTAAGCTTTACTCCGGAATGTTCCCCTTGGGGCAGACGGTGCGGTTGAACGGCATCAGCTTTGAGGTGATTGGGGTACTGAAGGCCAAGATGCAGGAGGGCGATGACAATATCAATCGCCTCGTCTATATCCCGTTTTCAACTATGGGGGACATCAAGGACACCAAGTATCTCGACGGCATCTGGTTCAACTATCGTGGCGATCCCAAGGCCGTGGAACATGCGTTGCGGAACACGCTCGCTGCATCGCACGCCTTCAGGCCGTCGGACCGAAACGCCATCTATGTGGCTAATATCATGGAGCAGCTCGCGCAGTTCCGCATCATATCGCTGGGTCTGCAAGTGCTGCTGCTCTTTATTGGGACCCTGACGCTGGGTATCGCCGGCATCGGGCTGATGAACATCATGCTGGTCAGCGTGCAACAGCGAACGCGAGAGATCGGCGTGGAGAAGGCGCTGGGTGCGCGGAAGCGTCATATTCTGCTTCAGTTCCTCGCCGAAGCCATGGTCATCACCGGGGTTGGCGGTGTAGCGGGGATTGCCCTGGCTTATGGAGTCAGCACGGCGGTAGGCGGCATCACGTTCTATAGTGCGATTGCTGCCAACGCGAGCGCAGCAGACATCTATCTGATCATCTCGCCGCATATTGTCATTCTGGCGACCGTTGTTCTCATTGTGGTGGGCACGGTGAGCGGTATGATCCCCGCGATTCAGGCCGCGAACCTCGATCCGATTGAAGCGCTGCGATATGAATAG
- the malQ gene encoding 4-alpha-glucanotransferase has translation MNVNRMSGVLLHVTSLPSYGGVGDFGPAAYAFVDFLAAAKQRLWQVLPLNPTGYGSSPYSALSAFAGNPLFISLERLVREGWIGADRIEGLPGHDGPADFVEAMRVKLPLIEEAAANFLDHAPNDLRARFQKFCHDNISWLSDYAMFNVLRRMHGYVSWIDWPEDYARRKNDALTAVLNSHGRELAVEQAIQFLFNEQWCALRTYCTERKIRILGDVAIFVNYDSADVWTHPEIFELDDDLKPTRVSGVPPDYFSSTGQRWGNPLYKWGLMKERGFDWWVARIRRSLTLYDSIRLDHFRGFEAFWSIPAEEPTAVNGLWVKAPGHELFDRLREVFGELPFIAEDLGLITPEVDELREHFGMPGMRILQFGFSDRGSHLYLPHRFVKNTVVYTGTHDNNTTLGWWRDGTGETERANVQTYLQTIEHEGDIVWAMIRAAARSVANLCIFPMQDILHLGSECRMNTPAAGAGNWTWRYESNALHPDFAIKLAALMEMTDRDGYEAPKEGVEAGHPTEESH, from the coding sequence ATGAACGTAAACCGGATGTCGGGAGTTTTGCTGCATGTGACGTCGTTGCCCTCGTACGGTGGGGTGGGAGATTTTGGGCCAGCTGCGTATGCGTTTGTCGATTTTCTCGCGGCGGCGAAGCAACGGCTGTGGCAGGTATTGCCGCTGAACCCCACGGGGTATGGCTCATCGCCGTACTCGGCGCTGTCGGCATTCGCCGGAAATCCTCTATTTATCAGCCTGGAACGGCTGGTGCGGGAAGGCTGGATTGGCGCGGACCGGATCGAGGGACTGCCCGGGCACGACGGGCCTGCGGATTTTGTGGAAGCGATGCGGGTGAAGCTCCCGCTGATCGAGGAAGCGGCTGCGAATTTTCTCGACCACGCGCCGAACGATCTGAGAGCACGGTTTCAAAAATTCTGTCACGACAATATCTCCTGGCTCTCCGACTATGCGATGTTCAACGTGCTGCGGAGAATGCACGGCTACGTCAGTTGGATAGATTGGCCTGAGGACTATGCGCGGCGGAAGAACGATGCCTTGACGGCGGTATTGAACTCGCATGGCCGCGAACTGGCGGTAGAGCAGGCGATTCAATTTTTATTCAATGAGCAGTGGTGTGCTCTGCGAACATACTGCACGGAGCGCAAGATTCGGATTCTCGGCGATGTCGCCATCTTTGTGAACTACGACAGTGCCGATGTGTGGACGCATCCCGAAATATTTGAGCTGGACGACGATCTGAAGCCAACGCGGGTGTCGGGCGTGCCGCCGGATTACTTTTCAAGTACGGGCCAGCGCTGGGGCAATCCATTGTACAAATGGGGCCTGATGAAGGAGCGCGGGTTCGACTGGTGGGTGGCTCGGATTCGGCGTTCGCTGACGCTGTATGACTCGATACGGCTCGACCACTTTCGCGGCTTCGAGGCGTTCTGGTCGATCCCGGCGGAGGAACCGACGGCGGTCAATGGACTGTGGGTGAAGGCGCCGGGGCACGAGCTTTTCGATCGATTGAGAGAGGTATTTGGGGAGCTTCCATTCATTGCAGAGGATCTTGGCCTGATCACGCCCGAGGTGGATGAGCTGCGTGAGCATTTTGGCATGCCGGGGATGCGGATTCTACAGTTCGGCTTTTCGGACAGGGGAAGTCACCTTTATCTTCCTCACCGGTTCGTAAAGAACACCGTGGTCTACACCGGCACCCACGACAATAACACGACCCTGGGCTGGTGGCGCGACGGTACCGGCGAGACGGAACGGGCCAATGTGCAGACGTATCTGCAAACGATTGAGCACGAAGGTGACATCGTATGGGCGATGATTCGTGCCGCGGCGAGATCCGTGGCGAATCTGTGCATCTTTCCGATGCAGGACATTCTGCACCTGGGCAGCGAGTGCCGGATGAATACGCCGGCGGCAGGGGCGGGGAACTGGACGTGGCGCTATGAATCGAACGCACTGCATCCTGACTTTGCAATCAAGCTGGCGGCGCTGATGGAGATGACGGATCGCGACGGCTACGAAGCTCCGAAGGAAGGCGTGGAGGCAGGTCACCCGACAGAAGAGTCACACTAG
- the lpxB gene encoding lipid-A-disaccharide synthase: protein MAETNPFPHIFLSAGEASGDYYGAQLISELRSRMPQLTCFGLGGTEMADAGMDRIVRAEDVAHMGITEVVRHMPYIYGEYRRLVASIKKHRPDVAVLIDFPDVNFRLAREFRKLNIPVIYFVSPQLWAWKRKRLRWVQQRVSRMLVIFPFEERFYRARGVEAAFVGHPLAQLPQPSSTRSEYAEKHKLDPEKTWIALLPGSRRKEVQLNLPEMLRAAAVLNTKGRYEFVIPVASTVSTAYIRNFLQDPTFPAPKAKVTLVDDAREALHHARASIVASGTATVQATVVGNPFIVVYRVSPLTFALAKRLIRYPVEIPAKVDKDGNLPIAMVNLIAGRRIVPELLQAHFTAENIVAKLSPLIADGPQREAMRADLAETNLKLLPASGSSPIIQVCDAVEALLEQNQTTRGRTSTASV, encoded by the coding sequence GTGGCAGAGACCAACCCATTTCCGCACATCTTTCTCTCCGCCGGCGAGGCAAGCGGAGACTATTACGGCGCCCAGCTCATCTCTGAACTGCGCAGCCGCATGCCGCAGCTCACCTGTTTCGGCCTCGGCGGCACTGAGATGGCGGACGCAGGCATGGACCGCATCGTCCGCGCTGAAGACGTGGCCCACATGGGCATCACCGAAGTGGTCCGCCACATGCCCTATATCTACGGCGAGTACCGCCGCCTGGTTGCCTCCATCAAGAAGCACCGACCCGACGTCGCAGTCCTCATCGACTTTCCTGACGTCAACTTTCGTCTCGCGCGGGAGTTTCGCAAACTGAACATCCCGGTCATCTACTTCGTCAGCCCTCAACTCTGGGCCTGGAAGCGCAAACGACTCCGCTGGGTGCAGCAGCGGGTCAGCCGCATGCTGGTCATCTTCCCCTTCGAAGAGCGCTTTTATCGTGCTCGCGGAGTTGAAGCCGCGTTCGTCGGCCATCCGCTGGCACAGTTGCCGCAGCCTTCAAGCACTCGCTCGGAATACGCCGAAAAGCACAAGCTCGATCCCGAAAAAACCTGGATCGCACTGTTGCCCGGCAGCCGCCGCAAAGAGGTGCAACTTAATCTGCCGGAGATGCTGCGGGCAGCCGCAGTCCTGAACACGAAGGGCAGGTACGAATTCGTGATTCCAGTCGCCTCCACAGTAAGTACCGCCTACATCCGCAACTTCCTGCAAGATCCGACATTCCCGGCACCAAAGGCAAAGGTTACCCTGGTCGACGACGCCCGGGAGGCACTCCATCACGCTCGCGCCAGCATCGTAGCCAGCGGCACCGCAACGGTACAGGCCACGGTCGTGGGAAATCCTTTCATCGTTGTCTACCGCGTCTCCCCTTTAACCTTTGCGCTCGCTAAACGCCTTATCCGATATCCCGTTGAAATCCCGGCTAAGGTTGATAAGGACGGCAATCTCCCGATAGCCATGGTCAATCTCATTGCAGGGCGGCGCATTGTGCCCGAGTTGCTGCAGGCCCACTTTACCGCCGAAAATATCGTGGCGAAGCTCAGCCCACTGATAGCTGACGGGCCGCAGCGCGAAGCCATGAGGGCGGACCTCGCCGAAACGAACCTTAAACTGCTTCCCGCCTCCGGATCAAGCCCCATCATTCAGGTATGTGACGCGGTCGAAGCACTCCTGGAGCAGAACCAGACCACAAGAGGCCGAACTTCAACGGCAAGCGTCTAA
- a CDS encoding M1 family aminopeptidase — MHLPSRYLRVLVTALFPICILGAPLWAAPVRPQLRVTGYVITADLDPAVHHLTATAAVTFTALEDLTSPIFELNNGLQITKVTDASGKPLESERLTNNSTVRFTLANPIPKGTSTTYNFEYSGTLTGADTSPVSGIKLASVDDPISILLYPGAWFPMTGLYTDRFTAQMHISVPSDERVVGSGVAGQKTLSGNRTEYDFNWTKPGFPGTIIAGKFLDPISIPGVNNIHVYVTDKRKPFATDFAQTADKQFEFMTSAFGQPESPILNLVELPDDAVSAAWAPEIAAIGGGRIAARNAQRLLSNTIAHQWWGSEVSPATLNDAWITNGMSRYAELMYLEDSAGKTAFQSAITDVSAGALAYDTVPLTSLGRLDPFSPQFQSMTLEKGAMVFHMLRWEMGNDTFNQFLRGLLSQYTDKPIRSSDVQTVAEAQSHLQLTPFFSQWIDGTGAPSFGDKYTVFRLGNNKGFRTVGAITQDLDLFRMPVELRIETDGKTETQRIVVSGNESQYSIETFGRPRRISIDPENWLLKSTPDLAVRVAVLRGQEQVAQGDLTAALVEYQKALDANKNSSLASYRIGEVFFMQRNYQSAANSFRDALRGDGDPKWVDVWSHIELGRIFDLTGQRDRAVNEYRLAVQTNDNTQGAVNEARALMQKPYQRASTND; from the coding sequence ATGCACCTACCCTCCCGGTATCTCCGAGTCCTGGTCACGGCCCTGTTCCCCATATGTATCCTTGGCGCTCCGCTGTGGGCAGCGCCGGTGCGGCCTCAATTGCGCGTCACGGGCTATGTCATCACCGCCGATCTGGATCCCGCCGTGCACCACCTCACGGCAACCGCCGCCGTCACCTTCACGGCGCTCGAAGATCTCACCTCTCCCATATTCGAGTTGAATAATGGCCTCCAGATCACCAAAGTCACGGACGCCAGCGGCAAACCGCTCGAATCGGAGCGCCTCACCAACAACAGCACCGTCCGATTCACCTTGGCCAATCCCATTCCAAAGGGGACCAGCACCACCTACAACTTTGAATACTCCGGCACACTCACAGGAGCGGATACCAGCCCGGTAAGCGGAATCAAACTCGCCTCCGTCGACGACCCCATTAGCATCCTCCTCTATCCGGGTGCATGGTTCCCCATGACCGGTCTCTACACCGATCGCTTCACGGCCCAGATGCATATCAGCGTCCCCTCTGACGAGCGGGTAGTGGGCAGCGGTGTCGCCGGGCAGAAGACCCTCTCCGGCAACCGTACCGAATACGACTTTAACTGGACCAAGCCCGGCTTTCCCGGAACCATCATCGCTGGCAAGTTCCTCGATCCGATCAGCATCCCGGGCGTCAACAACATCCACGTCTACGTTACAGACAAGCGAAAACCCTTCGCTACCGACTTCGCCCAGACCGCCGACAAGCAGTTTGAGTTCATGACCAGCGCCTTCGGCCAGCCTGAATCCCCTATCCTCAACCTCGTGGAACTGCCCGACGATGCCGTCTCCGCCGCATGGGCGCCGGAGATTGCGGCTATCGGTGGTGGTCGCATTGCCGCGCGCAACGCCCAGCGATTGCTCTCGAATACCATCGCCCATCAATGGTGGGGCAGTGAGGTCTCGCCCGCGACCTTGAACGACGCCTGGATCACCAACGGCATGTCGCGCTATGCCGAGCTGATGTACCTCGAAGATTCGGCGGGCAAAACAGCTTTCCAATCGGCCATCACCGACGTCTCCGCCGGGGCTCTGGCCTACGATACAGTTCCCCTCACCTCTCTCGGACGTCTGGACCCATTCTCCCCGCAGTTTCAGTCCATGACGCTGGAAAAAGGCGCGATGGTCTTCCACATGCTCCGCTGGGAGATGGGCAACGACACCTTCAATCAATTTCTACGCGGCTTGCTCTCGCAATATACAGACAAGCCCATCCGCAGCTCCGACGTTCAGACCGTCGCCGAAGCCCAGTCGCATTTGCAGCTGACACCCTTCTTCTCGCAGTGGATCGACGGCACCGGCGCACCTTCCTTCGGAGACAAATACACCGTCTTCCGTCTTGGAAACAACAAGGGGTTCCGCACTGTCGGGGCCATTACGCAGGATCTTGACCTCTTCCGCATGCCAGTCGAGCTGCGCATCGAGACCGATGGAAAGACCGAAACCCAACGCATCGTTGTAAGCGGCAACGAGTCGCAATACTCAATTGAGACCTTTGGCCGCCCCCGGCGCATCAGCATCGACCCGGAAAACTGGCTGCTGAAGAGCACCCCCGATCTCGCTGTTCGCGTAGCCGTCCTGCGCGGGCAGGAACAGGTTGCCCAAGGCGATCTGACCGCAGCGCTGGTCGAATACCAGAAGGCACTCGACGCCAACAAGAACAGCTCCCTCGCGTCCTACCGCATCGGCGAGGTCTTCTTCATGCAGCGCAACTATCAGTCGGCGGCAAACTCATTCCGCGATGCGCTGCGCGGAGATGGCGATCCCAAATGGGTCGACGTCTGGAGCCACATCGAACTGGGCCGCATCTTCGATCTCACGGGTCAACGCGACCGTGCCGTCAACGAATATCGCCTCGCCGTACAGACCAACGACAACACCCAGGGCGCCGTCAATGAAGCCCGCGCCCTGATGCAGAAGCCCTACCAACGCGCAAGCACCAACGATTAG
- a CDS encoding ABC transporter permease translates to MRAFLDIFAQVFQSIGANKLRSFLTMFGIAWGVASLLLLIGLGEGFRSGQRRGLSELGSDVIMLFSGTVPALPNQHTGMRPYKLTLSDADAIRAEASHVRNATAFVDRGDLKEVSEFSSAGGPVLGVERNYPEIRHLPVSKGRFLNADDVAQRRQVVFLGEKNNKLLFPGRPSIGSFITLNGYRFQVIGVAPKIGRGNNDSDNQKIYIPLSTMLQLFPILGDNIPADAVTSIQYQPTTEDMNEAAKADVHRIIAERHGFDPGLTDAFEEWDTIKANKTVGLIFTAMDVFLGGVGIVTLALGAVGIVNIMLVTVTERTQEIGLRKALGATNRSVLMQFFLEGLMLTGISGLIGIAGAGCLMLVLGHAMGDNQMGFDPPRLVPWSAAMAMGTLVLCGIVAGIYPASRAARMQPVEALRKD, encoded by the coding sequence ATGCGCGCGTTTCTCGACATCTTCGCTCAGGTCTTCCAATCGATTGGAGCAAACAAGCTCCGATCGTTCCTCACGATGTTCGGCATCGCGTGGGGAGTGGCTTCGCTTCTTCTGTTGATTGGGCTGGGTGAGGGATTTCGTTCCGGACAGCGCCGGGGGTTGTCGGAACTGGGGTCCGACGTCATCATGCTTTTCAGCGGGACGGTGCCTGCGCTGCCGAATCAGCATACTGGGATGCGGCCCTACAAACTGACGCTCAGTGATGCCGACGCTATCCGTGCCGAGGCGTCCCATGTCCGCAACGCAACTGCGTTTGTCGATCGCGGCGATCTGAAGGAGGTCAGCGAGTTTTCGAGCGCAGGCGGCCCCGTGTTGGGTGTAGAGAGGAATTACCCCGAGATACGTCATCTTCCCGTCTCCAAGGGACGTTTTCTGAACGCCGATGACGTCGCACAGCGCAGGCAGGTTGTCTTCCTGGGGGAGAAGAATAACAAGCTGTTGTTTCCGGGAAGGCCTTCCATTGGGTCTTTTATTACGCTGAATGGATATCGCTTTCAGGTCATAGGGGTTGCGCCGAAGATCGGGCGGGGCAATAACGATAGCGACAACCAGAAGATTTATATTCCGCTCTCGACGATGCTGCAACTCTTTCCGATCCTCGGCGACAATATCCCGGCAGATGCGGTCACCTCAATCCAATATCAGCCGACAACCGAGGACATGAATGAGGCGGCAAAGGCGGACGTGCACCGCATTATCGCCGAGAGGCATGGATTCGATCCCGGACTGACGGACGCGTTTGAGGAGTGGGACACGATCAAGGCGAACAAGACTGTTGGCCTAATCTTCACCGCGATGGATGTTTTTCTCGGCGGCGTCGGCATCGTTACGCTGGCGCTGGGTGCGGTGGGTATCGTCAACATCATGCTGGTAACCGTGACGGAACGTACACAGGAGATTGGTCTGCGCAAGGCGCTGGGCGCGACCAATCGCAGCGTTCTGATGCAGTTCTTTCTGGAGGGCCTGATGCTCACCGGAATCAGCGGCCTGATTGGAATTGCGGGTGCAGGCTGCCTGATGCTGGTGCTGGGGCATGCGATGGGAGACAACCAGATGGGATTCGATCCGCCGCGGCTGGTGCCGTGGTCGGCTGCAATGGCGATGGGGACTCTGGTGCTTTGCGGTATTGTGGCCGGCATTTATCCGGCGAGCCGCGCGGCCAGGATGCAGCCGGTCGAGGCGCTGCGCAAAGATTAA